Part of the uncultured Cohaesibacter sp. genome is shown below.
CGCCCTGCAGTCCGTCGGCGCCATCCCCGAAGCCGCCATGCCTCCGATCAAGAGCGCCACCACCCTTCTGACCATCCTCTCTATGGCCGGGCTCGGCCTGATGGTTGACGTCAAGTCGGTTTTTGCCTCAAGCGGCCGGGTTCTGGCAACGGGCACCCTGTCCATCCTGTTCCTCGGCGCTCTCGGTGCCTCGGCCATCGCCCTCCTGTCACTCTGAAGGCCACACCTGAAAGGGAGAGCGGCTTTCCGCCCCTCTCCCGCTGTCGTCAGCGGCACAGGGCCGAAAGAGCTTCCTCAAGCCTGCCAAGATCCGCTTCCGTGACATGCAGGTGCGGTGCAAACCGCAGGGCATTGCCACGGCGGCTGATAAAGACATTCCGTGCCGCCAGATCGGCAGTGATCGTCGGAGACAGGGGCTTCGCACTTGCCGCCCCCAGAATGTGCGGGCTGCGAAAAGCCTCTGGCACAGGCTCGAACCCGACCGCTTCGAGCATCCCTGCAATCCGGCCATTGATGCCCTTCAAAGCCGAAGCAATCCGCTCCACGCCCCAGTCCCCCAACTGGCGCAAGCCGACGAGGCCTGCTGGCAAGAGAGTCGGAATGGACTTCTGCCCCATGTCGAACCGGCGCGCACCGGGCTGATAGTCATCGGTGTAGTTGACCAGGTTTTCGAACACTTCCGCTCCCGCCCGGCCCAGCCATGTCTCTTCAAGCGGACGGGCATCATGCCACTGCGGGGCAGCATAGAACAGGCTGAGACCATAGGGAAAGAGCAGCCATTTATAGCCCGCCGCAATCATGAAATCCGGACAAACCCGATCAAGATCCAGTGGCATGGCGCCAAGGGACTGGGTCACCTCCACGACCAGCGAAGCACCACAGGCCCGTGTCGCATCGGCAATCGCAGCAAGATCCAGAACCGCACCGTTGGTCCAGTGACAGTTGGGCACGGCGACCAGGCGGGTGTTGGAGGTGATCCGCTCAAGGACCGCCCGTGTCCAGTCATGGTCATCCGGCGTCGCAACAATCACCAGCCTTGCTCCACTCACCCGGCTGGCGCGCAACCACGGCAGATAGTTCGAGGGAAAGGCCTCGTGCAAGACAACGATCTCGTCCGACGGCGACAGCAGCTCCTCGTATATCCGCCCCACCGTCGCGGTTCCGTAACTGGCCGATGGAATGACCGCGTAGCAGTCCGCTGCCCCGCCAAGAGCTCGGGCCGCCAACTGGCGAAACGCCTCTGCCGGCGCGAAGAAATCGCCCGGCGTCCGCTGCCAGGGATGGCATTTGGTAAGCGCACCTTCGACCAGCGCCTCTGCGGCTTCCCGCAGCAGCGGGGCGTTATAGGCGCAGTTGAAATAGGCGATATCCGGCGGAATATCGAATAGCTGTCTTTGAGCTTGCAACATGGTGATGACGTCCTCCTTGTTTCACATGCGGACCCGACGTCCTCCATGTGAGACAATCTTTAAATTGTCCCAAGGCAACGGAGCAACAGCAACATTGTATATGAGACAATGAATGGCATAACTTGTCGGATTTCAAAAGATCTGCTCTCAACAAGGGGGTATTGATCTGATACAATCTGCCATTGTTCAGGCATACAGAGCCGTTGGGTGCAGCCCAAGACGGCAGGAGAGAAAGCCATGCGTACCAAGTTCCGTCAGGTCGTCTCCACGCTGGCCGAGCAGATCCAGTCCGGCACCCTGGCTCCGGGAGACCGACTGCCAACCCACAGGCAGCTTGCCTATCGCCATGGCCTGTCGCTGGGAACTGCAACACGGGTGTTTGCCGAACTCGAAGCCATGGGATTGACCGTTGGCGAGGTCGGACGCGGCACCTTCGTGCGCATGAATGGCGAGGCGCGCGCTGTCGACTTCGCCTTGTCCGATCCGGATCGGCAACTGGTCGACTTCAGCCTCAACCGTTTTATTCTACCAGAGCAGGACGCCCTTTTTGCCGATACGGTTGCCAAAGTGCTCGACAATCCCGACGGCAGCATGCTCGACTACCGGAACAACGCCGGATCAGGGTCCGACCGCCGCAGGATCACCTGCTGGCTCAACGACGACCGGGATGAAGCGCAAGCTGATCCTGACCAACTCACGATCTGTGCCGGTGGCCAGCATGCCCTGATGCTGACCCTGCTCGCCGTCTGCCGTCCCGGCCAGATTGTCGCCGTCGAGCGTTTTACCTATCCCGTTGTACGGCTGGTGTGCGAGATGCTACATCTGGAGGTCGTCACCGTCAAAAGCGATGCGGAGGGGATTTGCCCCGCAGACCTCGACGCCCTGTGCGCCCGTTTGCCAGTCCGCCTTCTGTTCACCATGCCCAACATCCAGAACCCGACTTCGGTGACAATGCCCCTTGCCCGGCGGCAGGCCATCGCCCGCATTCTCAAGGACAGAAACGTCCTTGCGCTCGAAGATGATGCCTTCGGCTTCCTGATCGAACAGCCCGCGACGAGCCTGTCCGAACTCGCCCCCGAGCATGTCTTTTACAGCCGAACCCTCTCCAAAAGCTGGGCTCCGGGTTTGCGGATCTGCTATCTGCTCGCACCAAAGGCATTTGTTGCCCGCATTGACAAGGCACAGCGCGCGACCATCTGGGTTGCCACGCCCCTGATGGCCTCAGTCGCCAGCCATCTGGTGGCAAGCGGACACTATGAGGCTGTGACGAGCCTCAAACGACGCGAAATTGCCAAGCGGCAGAGAATTGTCGAAAAAATATTCGCCGATCTCGATCTGACCACGGATCCACGCAGCATGCATGTACTGCTGGCTCTACCGTCCGGTCTGCGCAGTGGCGAGATACTGGCGCTGCTGAGGGAACAGCATGTACTGGCATCCCCGATCAGCCAGTTCGAGGCCAGTGACGACAGCCCCGGAACCGAAGAGGGCCTGCGCCTGTGCATCGGCTCTCCATCGTCGCGCAAAACCTTTGAAGATGCGCTGGGTCGTATCCGGCAGACTCTTGATCCGTTTCTGCCGTCTCGATGAAGGCACATCGCTGCCCGCCCCATGGAAGGAACGGGCAGCGGTCGCACGTCACAGTCACTCAGGCTTGGCTGCTAAGAAGCCTGCGTTCAAACTGTGTCAGGCGTCTGCCACCATCCTCTGTCACCACCACGGTTTCGGAAAATCCTAGACCCTGCGCGGAGGCATAGAGATGGAACACCATGCCGGTTTCAAGCGGCCAATCCGACGTTGGCAGCAAGACCCTGGAAAAATCGCTGCTCCGTGGCGTCCGGTTGTAGATCCCCAGCGTATAGGCGGTGACATTCGGGAAGGCATCGCGCAGGCCGGACTTGAGCAGCCCCTGCCGCAAGATGGCATCAACCTGAGAGGCAATGGCACCGCTTTTCATTTCCGCGATCTGCTGATCCTGAAGCGAGATCAGCATCCGTGCGGTCTCATCCATCTCCCGTGAGGGCTGGCCGATGAAAATCGGGCGCATCAGGCGGGCGCAATAATGGGCGATCTTGGGGATCAGTTCCACATGCAGGATGTCACCATCCTGAAGACGGTCATTGCCGAGACCGCCATGGAGAAACTCATGACCGCCGCTGGAGCAAACGATAGGTCCAACCTCGCCAGTATCAGCCCCTTCCAGCAGATAGGTGCGGGCGGCAATGGCAGCAGCATCGCGCGGTGACATGCCAGCCCGGATGTCATGCGCAATCGCTCCCATGGCCTTGTCGGCGATGGCGGCAGCGGCGGCCAACTGCTCCACCTCGCGCCCGGACTTGATCCAGCGGAGGGCATCGGAGGCATCGGGCAAGTCGACGAACACCGCCTGCGGCAACAGCTCCATCAGACGGCGATAGCTACGGACAGTGAAGCTGTAGGAGTTGAAATCGACGCCAATGCGCGCCTTTTCCATCCCCAGGAGCCGCAGGACACCGGCGATTGCCAGCTGCGGCTCTTCATGATCCTCGAAGGTCACGATCCGCGCCACCAGATTGTTGCGGCGGCAGGGATCCTCATCGAGCTTTCTGAGCACATACACCGGCTCGCCGTCTTTGGGCAGCAGAACAACCCGGTACATCGTCTCGGACGGCGCATAGCCCGTCAGCCATGTCATCAGCTCGGCGCAGTCGGCCAGCACGATGTCCACACCGTGGGTGTTCATCAGCGCCCGGGCCTTGCCCAGACGCCAGTCATATTCCTCACGCGGGAAGGCCATCTCAGGCAACCTCGCAGATATCGAGAATGGTCAGCATGTATATGCGGATCATGTCGAGGAAGTCGGCAATGTCCACCCGCTCGTCCGGCATGGTGTTGTAGCGGCCGCCCGGACCACAGACGATGCCTTCCATGCCCAGTTCATGATAGAGATGGCCGGCATCGCTGCCATAGAAGCCGGTCGGCGTGATGGCACCGGTCGGCTGCGGTTCGCCACGCACGGTCTCATAGGCCTTGTTGATCGACTTGACGATCAGGGACTCCCTCGAGACCTCGAAGGCAGGCATGGTCAGGCGACCCTCGGCGCTTTCGGGCAGAATGACTGCCTTGAGGCCGGGGAAGCGGCTTTCCAGCCCGTTCAACTCGGCCCGAAGGTCGGCAAGAACACCCTCGCGGGTCTGACCGGGAGCATAGCGTGCAGTGCCCTTGAGACGGGCGAAGTCGGCAACCTGCGGCGGGCGCCATTCGACGAGATCCTTGCCCAGCGCCCCATGCACGACGCCGATGTGACCCCGGTTGATTCCCCTGTGCTCATCGCTGAGAGCCCCCGAGAAGGTCATGGCATTGATCCGCGGAATGATGTCACAGGCAGCTGCGATGGCGTCAACGGCTTCCTCGCGCTTGGACAGATGGCGGGTATTGCCAGTGAGCTCGATGGTGAAGGTCAGCGCTTCGGCATGCATTGTCACGGCCTGCAGGTCGCTCGGCTCGCTGTTGACGAAATAGTCCGCCTTGTAGCCGGCCCGGATCGCTGCCACGGTGCCCGGACCGCCCTGCAATTCGCCGACCACAAAGGTCAGGATCACATCGCCCTTGAGCTTGACGCCAGCATCTATCAGGGTCTTGACCGCGCAGAAATAGGCCGCGTCGCCCGACTTCATGTTGGAGACACCAATGCCATAGATGAACTTGTCATCGATCAGGCCGCCCCATGGATCAACGGTCCAGCCTTCCGTAACGGGATTGGTATCGAGATGGCCATTGAACAACAGGCTCTTGCCACCACCTTCGCCCTTCCATGTGCCGATCGCGTTGTAGCGACGGCCTTCATCGAACGGCTGAAGGTCGCTGATGAGGCCCAGCTTTTCGAGCTCTTCGGCCATATAGCGGGCCAGCGCAACCTCGCCCTCGGTTTCCGAGTAGCTCTTGTGACGAACCATGCTTGCCAGAAAGTCAAGACAGGCCTTCTCGTCAACATTTCCGATCAGTTCCCTGGGATCCATTTCATGTCCTTCTATGATCTCGCTTCACCTTGGTGAGATCCGTTGCTCCCTAAAGGAGCGCTGCGGGCAACCGGCACGGGGACAGCCTCCAGAAGCTGCCGGGTATAGTCGGCTCTCTGAGGGGCGGTGATGTCCCGGGTGGGGGCAATTTCGATAAGGTCGCCGCGATACATGACGGCAATCCTGTGAGCAATCTGACGCACGAGGTTGAGGTCGTGGGTGATGAACAGATAGGCGGTGCCGAATTCCTCGCGCAGCTCCATCAGCAGCTCGATCACCGAAGCCTGCACCGACACGTCGAGCGCCGAGGTGATCTCGTCACAGATGACCAGCTTGGGCTGAGAGGCAAAGGCACGGGCAATCGCCACACGCTGCTTCTCGCCGCCGGACAACTGGTGCGGATAGCGTGACGCATAGGAGGCGGGCAGCTTGACCTGTTCGAGGAGGCGGGAGATCTCGTCCCGCATCGCCTTGCCGGAATATTCCGTATAGAGCCGATAGGGACGCGAGAGGATGTCGCCGATGGTCTTGCGCGGATTGAGCGAGGCGTCCGGGTGCTGGAAGATGATCTGCACATCCCGGCGATAGGAGTCACTCATGTCGGCGATGCTATGGATCGGGCGCCCTTCGAAGCGGATCTCGCCCTCGAATTTGTTGAGCCCCGTCATGGCCTTGGCCAGCGTCGACTTGCCCGAGCCGCTTTCCCCGACGATCCCGAGAATCTCTCCCGGCTGGATGGCCAGATTGACGGCCCGGTTGCCGGTCACATGGTTGCCAGCCTTTTTGGAGAAGCGCCCGAAAAATGGCTTGCGGCCGTAGATGACGCTGACATTCTCGACCTCGGCCAATGGCTTGGCCGCATAGTCCGGCTCGCTGCCTGCAAGGCGAACGGAAGGATCTGGCACGGCGGCAATGAGCTTTTTGGTGTAGGGATCCTGTGGCCGAATGAAGATTTCACCCACCTTGCCTTGCTCGACGATTTCACCCCGGTTGATCACCGACACCCTGTGCGCGGTGCTGGCCACCAGCGCCAGATCGTGGGAGATATAGAGCGAGGCGACGCCCGTTTCCTGCTGCAGCGACTGGAACAGCTCGAGGATCTGCCGCGAGGTGATGACGTCCAGCGCCGTGGTCGGCTCATCAAAGATGATCAGTTCCGGATTGCAGGCAAAGGCGGTTGCGATAACAACACGCTGCTTCTCACCCCCCGAAGCTTCATGCGGGTAGCGATGCATCATCTGCGCCGGGGTCTTCAGGCCCACATGGGCAAGCCGCGCTTCCGCTTCGGCCCAGGCCTGCTTCTTGCTCAGCCCCTGATGACGGATCAGCACTTCGCTGATCTGACGGCCAAGCGAAAGGGTCGGATTGAGCGAGGTCGCCGGATCCTGAAAAACCATCGAAATGCGTTTGCCGCGAATGGCCTCGATCTCGCTGTTCGAACGCGCCATCAGATCCGAGCCATCAAAGCGGATGGCACCGGAAACCTCATGGGCGTTGCCCGGCAGATAGCGCATGATCGACCAGGCAAGCGACGACTTGCCCGAGCCGCTTTCGCCCACGAGCCCGACAATCTCGCCTGCCCCGATGCTCAGGCTGATATCCTTGAGCGCATGAAACGGGCCTTTGGCGGTGAGATAGTCGAGGCTGTAGCCTTCGACCGAGAGCACCGGAGCTGCTGTATCACTGGTCATTCCGGTCTCCTCACGTTTTCGGGTTGAGTACATCGCGCAGACCGTCGCCGAGCAGGTTGAACCCGATGGCGACCAGTGCGATGGCTAGGCTTGGCCAGACCAGAATCCAGCTGGAGATATGCATGTAGCGGCGCGCCTCGGAAACCATCAGCCCCCATTCCTCGGAGGGCGGCTGCGCCCCAAGACCAAGGAAGCTGAGCGTCGCGAACAGCATGATGGCGAAGGACACGCGAATGGTCATCTCAACGATGATCGGCGCAACGGTGTTGGGCAGCATTTCCGACAGGACGATGAAATTCGGCTTCTCTCCGCGTGCAATGGCGGCGCTGACGAAATCCTGCTTGCGAGCCGACAGGGCAACCGCACGGCTGATACGGGCCATGCCGGGGGCAAAGGCGATGGACACGGCCAGAAGTGCATTGATGTCGGAAGACCCGAGCAGGTTGACGATAATCAGCGCAAACAGCAGGCTCGGGATCGACATCACTGCGTCGACGGTACGCATGATGACCTCATCGGCCCGGCCACCAAGAAAGGCCGACGTAACCCCAACCAGAGCACCGACAACAGTGCCGATCAGGGTGGCCACCACTGCCATGATGACGGTGGAGCGGGCGCCAATCATCAGCCGTGAGAAAATGTCCCGGCCATATTGATCGGTTCCCAGCAGGAAGTCCGCACTCGGCCCCTTGAAGCGCGCCAGAATGGACATCGCCTCAGGATCGTGCGGAGCCAGATAGGGGCCAAAGGCCACGGCAATGAGCACCAGAAAGACGATGGTGGTGCCGATCGCACCTTGCGGGGATCGCATCAGACGTTTGATAAAGTCAATCATACTGGATCCTCTTGTCGAGCAGGGAATAGAGGATATCGGCAATGAAATTGACCACACAATAGGTCGCAGCCATGATCAGAACACCCGCCTGAATAGACGGCAGGTCGCGGGCCTGAATGGCAATGATCAACTGGCGGCCAATGCCGGGAATGGCAAAGATCTCTTCCACAACGATGACACCGCCGAGCAGATAGCCCACATCCAGAGCCACGATGGTGATCGTGGGCAGCAGCGCGTTGCGCAAGGCATGCCCCCAGAGAACCTGCCGTGAAGAAAGACCCTTGAGACGCGCCGCACGGATATAGTCAGCATGCAACACATCCACCATTTCCGAGCGCACCATGCGCGAGACATGGGCCACCAGAATGATGGAAATGACCGCAGCCGGCATGATCAGATGGGCGACTCCATCCCAGAAATTCTCGGTGAGCGGCACATAGCCCGTCGGAGGCAGAAGCTTCCAGCGGTCGGCAAGGAACAGCAGCGCCAGCGTGGCCGTAACGAACTCTGGCAGAGACACGCCAACATAGGAAATGAGGCTGACAGCCATGTCGACAATCTTACCACGACGCACCGCAGCGAGAATGCCCAGCGGCACGGCGATAAACAGCATCAGGCAGATGGAAAAGAGTGCGAGAAGCAACGAGCGGCTGAGAGCCTCAACCATGACAGGCCCGACTGACAGACCGGTGCGCAGCGAGGTTCCGAAATCACCCTGGAAGACACCGGCGATCCAGTGCAGATACTGCGTCCAGACCGGATCGTTCAGCCCCATCTGCTCCCGAAGCGCTGACAGCGCTTCTTCGGTCGCGTTCTCGCCCAGCATCATCACTGCCGCATCGGCAGGCAGAATCTGGGTCATGGCGAAAACGATCAACGACACGATCAGGAGCGTATAGAAAATCAGGGCCACCCGCTTTGTGAGATAGCTGGCAGACAACGTTTTGTTCCTGTTGTTTGTCACCGGCAGCCCGACAGCTCCAAGAGAGGGGACCTGGAACCGTCGGACCGTCGGCAGCAGTTAACTTGCTACGGGAAGATTAGGACCGCGTCGGGGCCTTGTCGGTCAGCCAGGCATGGTCGAAACGGAACACGGAAGCACGCGGATGGATATCATAGGCGGCAACCCAGCTCCGTTTGGCACCCAGCACATCGAAGAAGGTCGGGATGATGGACGGAACACCTTCATACTGAAGCTTCTGAGCCTCGGCATAAAGCTTGGCGCGGGTCGCATCATCGGCTGTCACACGTGCAGCATTGACCGCCTTGTCGAAGTCCGAATTATCCCAGCGCGTTTCGTTCCAGGCAGCATCGGAGGTGTAGAGCAATTTGAAGATACCGTCTTCGGTCGGCTGCATGTTGTAGAAGCCAACGTAGAAATTGCCCTTCTTCCAGACCTGATCGAGATAGGTGGCGTGCGGCATCGTCTGGACTTCGATATCGAAGCCAGCCGGTTTGGCCATTTCGCGCAGGGCAACAGCAAGCTGCGTGCGCAGGGCAGGCTTTTCGGAAGCCACCAGCGTGATCTTGATGCCATCGGCATAGCCGGCATCAGCCAGCAACTGCTTTGCCTTTTCAATGTCCGGCTTGCGCATCGGCTGTTCGGAATAGAAGCGATAGGCATTGTTGATCGGGGTATCGTTGCCTGCCGTGCCGAAGCCTTCGGTGACGAACTGGATCATGGCATCACGATCCACGGTAAGCGCAAGGGCCTGACGAACGCGCGGATCATCAAACGGCTTGACGTCGCACCGCATGTTGACGTTGCAGAACTGACCGGAAGCGACGCGCTGCAGGTCAACGCCGTCGGTGCCGTCAAGACGCATATACTCGGTTGGATCCAGAGTGGAAATCAGGTCGATCTCGCCAGCAATGAGCGCCGAGCTCTCTGCGGTGGAATCCGGATAGACATTCAGCACGACCTTGTCGAGATAGGGCCGTTCCGGATCATAATAGTCCGGGTTGCGTCCAACCACGACCTGACGGTCCGGCTCGAAGGAAACCAGCTTGAACGGGCCGGTACCAACAGCTTCGCTGGAGAGTTTGTCGAGGCCACTCTCGATGATGGCAGCTGGAACGATCTTGGCATTCATGTAAGCGGTTGCTACCGGCATGTCGGCATAGGGGCCCGTCAGCTTGAAGACAACGGTGAGCTCATCCTTGGCAACGACGTCCTCGATCGGCCCAACGTTCTTGCGGCCGGGAGAGGCGGTATCCGGATTGAGAATTGCCTTGTAGGAAGCGACCACGTCAGCAGCGGTCAGCGCCGAGCCATCGTGGAACTTGACGCCCTTGCGCAGGGTGAAGGTCCATTCGGTCAACTCTTCGTTGGCGCTCCAGCTTTCGGCCAGATCGGCTTCCGGGCTCATGTCCACCTTGAGACGGGTCAGGCCGCTGTAGAGCAGTTCGGCCAGCATGTATTCCGGGTTGACGCGGACAAGCAGCGGGTTGAGCACGCTGGTTGCCTGATCGATGGCCACACGCAGGGTGCCGCCTTTTACCGGAGCCTGCGCGAAGGCGGGCATGGAAAGAGAAAGGGTCGCCGAAGCTGCCACAAAGGCAGTTCCGAGGAGAAAACGTCTGCGGGTTGTTTCAAGCATTGGAGGTTCCTTCTTGAAGTGATTTTTGGCTGATATTCTTATTTTTGATCCGGATTCATATCCGGTTCGAAATCTGCGGCCAGATAGGACAGCACGCTCTTGGCAAGCGCGATGATATCTGGCGAAGTCGTATGTTCGTCCGGGCCATGGACATTGCTGGAAGGCCTCCCCAGCCCTCCCAGCAGGATTTCCTGCATCACACCGGCCTGCTGGACATATCCGAAGTCCGAACAGCTGGCCGCACCCCATTTGGCAAAGTCCTTCTTGCGATAACCAAAGCCCGCGCTGAGCGCCTTCTGCCAACGTGGCCAGTGGGCCCCGTCCGGGTCAGCTGTCGGGGTCAGATGGGATGTCTGCTCGATGCCATAGGTGATCATGTCGAGATCATCGAGAGCAGCATGAATGCATGCCTCGATCTCGGCGCGGGCGTCCGCGTAGGATTCTTCGGGCGCGTAGCGCCGCCCGATCAGCAACTCGAAACGCCCCGGCACCTGACCGGGTGCCGTCCCGCCATTGGCAGCTGCGATATAGAGCTGGGGCCGCAAGGGACCGCTTGCACCGGGAGCCGGCGCCAGCTTGGAGGCGCGCGCACCAACCTTTTCCTTGAGTGCCATAAGCGCATTCATCAGCGGGATGCTGGCTTCGATGGCATTGGCCCCTGCCCCGCTGCGGTTGCCGTCGCCCGCATGCACGGGCACGCCGCGAATGGTCAGCGTGAGCGCAAAGACGCCAAAGCATCCGGCCCAGACGCGCGGCGCCGCAGAGCCGTTGAAATTGAGAATATGGCCCTTGAGATAGCCCTGTTCCGCCAGATAGCGGATACCCGGATAGAGGCCGGATTCCTCGTCCGTGCAAAACAGCAGCATCGGGTCATAGGCGAGCGGAACAGCATGATCCTTGGCCACCTTAAGCGCCAGATAACAGGCAGCCATGGTGCCCTTCATGTCCGCAGCGCCCAGCCCGTAGAGCCGATCATCCATCTTGGTCATGGCAAATGGCTCGAAGGTCCATCCCGGTGCAACGGGAACCGTATCGACGTGGAAATAGAGCCCACAGACCGGCTTACCCGTTACACGCTCACCAATAAGATTGATCCGTTCGCCGGACGCCTTGCCCGAACGGGTCTTCCAGAGACCTTCGGGCACCGACACCCGTTCAAAACCGAAAGACAGCGGTTCAAACAGCGATTGCGCCAGATCCGCAAACGCTCCATAGCCCTCTCCCGGGGGGAAAGTGGTATCGACAGCGATCATCCGAGCCAGTGCATCCTCTGCAGAATTGACAGACTTCTCAATGGCTTCAAATGCCGGTTGCAAAGCTTGATGCGAGCGTAGAGAGTAACTTTTGTCTGACACCTTGTTGCCTCTGGATAGTGGACGGCGACGAATGTTTTCTATAAACTATATAGAAATATATGCGAGCAAAAGAGATAGATTGTCAATATGAAAGATGACGAGACACTGATGGCCCTTTTCCCCAAGGCGACGCAGGAAGATGATTTTTCACCGTCCATGGCTGACAGGGCCCAACCCCTCTACCTCGTGGTCAAGAGACAAATCTTTGAAGCTATCATGATGGGAAAATGGCCCGCAGGCACCGTCTTGCCCAGCGAAGTCGAACTGGCGCGGATGCTGCGCGTCTCTGTCGGAACCATCCGCCGGGCCCTCAGCGAACTGACGAATGAAGGCATGCTCAGCCGCCGTCGCAAGACCGGCACTGTGGTAACTGGTCGCACCCCCCAGCACAGCCTCCGCTTCTTCTTTCAATATTTCCGCCTGCACGGACTGGACGGATCCCTGCAGCATTCGCAGGCCAGAAACCTGTCGCTGGTTTTCGGAGAGGCTACGGATATCGAATCAGAAAATCTAAGCGTTGAACCAGCCACCCCGGTCATGCGCCTGTCGCGTGTGCGCAGCGTTCACGACAAGCCCGTAATGGTTGAAACCGTAACGATGCCATCGGAACATTTGACGGATTTCCCGCGCAATGCGGAGGACGTCCCGGCCCTGCTCTATCTGTATCTGCTTGAGCATTACGACATTCGCATCTCGGCCGTGCGGGAAAAGATCGCGGCGGAATTGGCAAATGAGGATGACCTCGTCCATCTGCAACTGGAAGCCCCGAGCGCCGTCTTGACGATCGAGGAAGTGGCCTATGATCAGACCGGCACCCCGGTGCTTTTCACCAAACACCGGGCGACCACCCGCAGCCATCGCTACATCAACGAATTGCAGTAGGTCGTCGCCGCACAACAGGAAGACGGGCTCTTACGCCTTGGCTGCCAACGTCTGCCTGATGTCCTCCAGCCGCCTTGTCTGCCGATTCCCGGCATCGAAATTGTCAGGGGCCAGCCAGAGCTCGAATGCCTCTTTGAGGAGAGGCCATTCCTTGTCGATGATCGAGAACCAGGCAGTGTCCCGAGACCGGCCCTTGTAGATGATCGCCTGCCGGAAATGCCTTCAAAGCTGAAGCCAAGTCGCTCCGCAGCCTTGCGCGAAGGCGCGTTGAGGCTGTCACATTTCCATTCATAACGGCGATAGCCAAGATCCCCGAAGACATAGCCCATCAGCAGGAACTGCGCCTCGGTCGCTGCAGTCTTCTGTTTGAGCAAGGGAGAAAAGGCGACGTTGCCAACCTCGATCACGCCATTGGCCGGATCGATTCGCATCAGCGAGAAGGTGGCAACAGCCTTGCCTAGCGCCAGATTGATGATGGCATAATGTTTGGGATCCGGGCTTTGGGCCGCCGCTCGCAGATAGGCATCGAACCCATCGCGACAGAGAAACGGACCACCGGTCATATAGGTCCAGTCGCGGCCGTCTGGCGCCGTCGCATAAGCCTCATAAAGATCACGTCCATGCCGGTCGGCATCAAGTGGCTCCAGCCGACAATGCTGGCCTGTAAGCACGACATCTCCGGGGCGTGGGCGAGCCGACCAGTCCGGCAGGGCATCACCGATCGGTTGTCCGTATTGATTGACCGTCATCTTGAGAACTCCCCGTTGGCAACACACTGCTTCGGCGCAACCATTCTTGCGGCTCATGCGCGGCATAGTAAGGCAGAATGGCGAAAACAAAAGACCCTTTCTCCCCTCACCCCCAGAGGAGAGCCGGTCACATCCGCCACTTCATGGTCTCTCCAGACAGATATCAACGCCCATGAAAAGAATGCCCGCAAAGCGGGCATCCCAACTGGTCAGATCGGTGTGGCACCTCTC
Proteins encoded:
- a CDS encoding PLP-dependent aminotransferase family protein, producing the protein MRTKFRQVVSTLAEQIQSGTLAPGDRLPTHRQLAYRHGLSLGTATRVFAELEAMGLTVGEVGRGTFVRMNGEARAVDFALSDPDRQLVDFSLNRFILPEQDALFADTVAKVLDNPDGSMLDYRNNAGSGSDRRRITCWLNDDRDEAQADPDQLTICAGGQHALMLTLLAVCRPGQIVAVERFTYPVVRLVCEMLHLEVVTVKSDAEGICPADLDALCARLPVRLLFTMPNIQNPTSVTMPLARRQAIARILKDRNVLALEDDAFGFLIEQPATSLSELAPEHVFYSRTLSKSWAPGLRICYLLAPKAFVARIDKAQRATIWVATPLMASVASHLVASGHYEAVTSLKRREIAKRQRIVEKIFADLDLTTDPRSMHVLLALPSGLRSGEILALLREQHVLASPISQFEASDDSPGTEEGLRLCIGSPSSRKTFEDALGRIRQTLDPFLPSR
- a CDS encoding Xaa-Pro peptidase family protein translates to MAFPREEYDWRLGKARALMNTHGVDIVLADCAELMTWLTGYAPSETMYRVVLLPKDGEPVYVLRKLDEDPCRRNNLVARIVTFEDHEEPQLAIAGVLRLLGMEKARIGVDFNSYSFTVRSYRRLMELLPQAVFVDLPDASDALRWIKSGREVEQLAAAAAIADKAMGAIAHDIRAGMSPRDAAAIAARTYLLEGADTGEVGPIVCSSGGHEFLHGGLGNDRLQDGDILHVELIPKIAHYCARLMRPIFIGQPSREMDETARMLISLQDQQIAEMKSGAIASQVDAILRQGLLKSGLRDAFPNVTAYTLGIYNRTPRSSDFSRVLLPTSDWPLETGMVFHLYASAQGLGFSETVVVTEDGGRRLTQFERRLLSSQA
- a CDS encoding aminotransferase class V-fold PLP-dependent enzyme, whose product is MLQAQRQLFDIPPDIAYFNCAYNAPLLREAAEALVEGALTKCHPWQRTPGDFFAPAEAFRQLAARALGGAADCYAVIPSASYGTATVGRIYEELLSPSDEIVVLHEAFPSNYLPWLRASRVSGARLVIVATPDDHDWTRAVLERITSNTRLVAVPNCHWTNGAVLDLAAIADATRACGASLVVEVTQSLGAMPLDLDRVCPDFMIAAGYKWLLFPYGLSLFYAAPQWHDARPLEETWLGRAGAEVFENLVNYTDDYQPGARRFDMGQKSIPTLLPAGLVGLRQLGDWGVERIASALKGINGRIAGMLEAVGFEPVPEAFRSPHILGAASAKPLSPTITADLAARNVFISRRGNALRFAPHLHVTEADLGRLEEALSALCR
- a CDS encoding M20/M25/M40 family metallo-hydrolase, with amino-acid sequence MDPRELIGNVDEKACLDFLASMVRHKSYSETEGEVALARYMAEELEKLGLISDLQPFDEGRRYNAIGTWKGEGGGKSLLFNGHLDTNPVTEGWTVDPWGGLIDDKFIYGIGVSNMKSGDAAYFCAVKTLIDAGVKLKGDVILTFVVGELQGGPGTVAAIRAGYKADYFVNSEPSDLQAVTMHAEALTFTIELTGNTRHLSKREEAVDAIAAACDIIPRINAMTFSGALSDEHRGINRGHIGVVHGALGKDLVEWRPPQVADFARLKGTARYAPGQTREGVLADLRAELNGLESRFPGLKAVILPESAEGRLTMPAFEVSRESLIVKSINKAYETVRGEPQPTGAITPTGFYGSDAGHLYHELGMEGIVCGPGGRYNTMPDERVDIADFLDMIRIYMLTILDICEVA